From one Gemmatimonadaceae bacterium genomic stretch:
- a CDS encoding NAD+ synthase — protein MPRLLRLGLAQFRPSKADYTANRAQVAALIAEAAARDPRPEVVHFPETALTGYFLEGGVRDLAVSAGTLAADLQHDFRERAPDGATIDVVIGFYERWRSTLYNSVMYVSLGGDAAVIRHVHRKNFLPTYGLFDEARFVEAGRDIRAFDTPWGRAAMLVCEDAWHSITGTVAALDGAEVVFVSSAAPARGPWPRNDANGGPASVYRWERLIRDIAEEHGMFVSLSNLVGSEGGKMFSGASILAGPHGDIRLTLPLFEPALATVTLDMRDLVRARADAPLLSDVSHAWPHLAGNIAAAMARAPYSLSFDPADAPARPIVPPTPPRSAPAVRVTAGDDRISGGPAPLDIDAPLVAQWLVQFIRDEMARRGFTTAVIGLSGGVDSAVTTYLAARALGPENVFAVRMPYRSSSADSLAHAQLVIDALGIQHRTMEITAAVDGYLQHEPDADPARRGNVMARTRMITLFDLSAKHRGVPLGTGNKTERLFGYYTWHADDSPPINPLGDLYKSQVWALARHLGVPAGIIDKPASADLIQGQTDEGDFGISYARADELLNWMLNGWTPQELAERGFDARDIEIVRRRLESTHWKRRLPTVALIGPTAIGESYLRPVDY, from the coding sequence ATGCCACGCCTGCTTCGCCTCGGCCTCGCGCAGTTCCGGCCGTCCAAGGCCGACTACACCGCCAATCGCGCCCAGGTTGCCGCCCTCATCGCGGAGGCGGCGGCCCGGGACCCGCGCCCCGAGGTCGTGCACTTCCCGGAAACCGCCCTCACCGGGTACTTCCTCGAGGGCGGCGTGCGCGACCTGGCGGTCAGTGCCGGCACACTCGCGGCGGACCTGCAGCACGACTTCCGCGAGCGGGCGCCGGACGGCGCCACCATCGACGTGGTGATCGGCTTCTACGAACGCTGGCGCAGCACCCTGTACAACAGCGTGATGTACGTGTCGCTCGGTGGCGATGCCGCCGTGATCCGCCACGTGCACCGCAAGAACTTCCTGCCCACCTACGGCCTCTTCGACGAGGCCCGCTTCGTGGAAGCCGGCCGCGACATCCGCGCCTTCGACACGCCGTGGGGACGCGCCGCGATGCTGGTCTGCGAGGACGCGTGGCACTCCATCACCGGCACGGTGGCGGCGCTGGACGGGGCCGAGGTGGTCTTCGTGTCGTCGGCGGCACCGGCGCGCGGGCCCTGGCCGCGGAACGACGCCAATGGCGGCCCGGCGAGCGTCTACCGCTGGGAGAGGCTGATCCGCGACATCGCCGAGGAGCACGGGATGTTCGTGTCGCTCAGCAACCTGGTCGGGAGCGAGGGCGGCAAGATGTTCAGCGGCGCGTCGATCCTCGCTGGCCCGCACGGCGACATCCGCCTCACGCTGCCGCTGTTCGAGCCGGCACTGGCGACGGTCACGCTCGACATGCGTGACCTCGTGCGTGCCCGTGCCGACGCCCCGCTGCTGAGCGACGTGTCGCACGCCTGGCCGCACCTTGCCGGCAACATCGCCGCCGCGATGGCGCGCGCGCCGTACTCGCTCTCCTTCGACCCCGCCGACGCACCCGCACGACCGATCGTGCCCCCAACCCCGCCGCGCAGCGCGCCGGCCGTGCGCGTGACGGCTGGCGACGACAGGATCTCCGGCGGCCCCGCCCCGCTCGACATCGACGCCCCGCTGGTCGCGCAGTGGCTGGTGCAGTTCATCCGCGACGAGATGGCGCGCCGCGGCTTCACCACCGCCGTGATCGGCCTCTCCGGCGGCGTGGACTCGGCGGTGACCACCTACCTCGCGGCGCGCGCCCTGGGACCGGAGAACGTCTTCGCGGTGCGCATGCCGTACCGGTCATCCAGCGCCGACAGCCTGGCACACGCGCAGCTGGTCATCGACGCCCTGGGCATCCAGCACCGGACGATGGAGATCACCGCCGCCGTGGACGGCTACCTCCAGCACGAGCCCGATGCCGATCCCGCGCGTCGCGGCAACGTGATGGCCCGCACGCGGATGATCACGCTGTTCGACCTCAGCGCGAAGCACCGCGGGGTGCCGCTGGGCACGGGCAACAAGACGGAGCGACTCTTCGGCTACTACACCTGGCATGCCGACGACTCGCCCCCGATCAACCCGCTCGGCGACCTGTACAAGTCGCAGGTCTGGGCGCTGGCCCGGCACCTCGGCGTGCCGGCCGGCATCATCGACAAGCCGGCCAGCGCGGACCTGATCCAGGGCCAGACCGATGAGGGCGACTTCGGCATCAGCTACGCGCGCGCCGACGAACTGCTGAACTGGATGCTCAACGGCTGGACGCCGCAGGAACTCGCCGAGCGTGGCTTCGACGCCCGCGACATCGAGATCGTCCGACGGCGCCTCGAGTCGACGCACTGGAAACGCCGCCTGCCCACCGTTGCGCTCATCGGCCCGACCGCCATCGGCGAGAGTTACCTCCGGCCGGTGGACTACTGA
- a CDS encoding ABC transporter substrate-binding protein: MERSTLLTLAAVLSFAGTLPAQPVSVRDGAGHTVTLKAPARRVAALMSSAVDIMITLGAADRVAARTRYDTSNTVAAAANVGGGIDPSVEVLLASRPDLLIAWKGSATSAAVNRMRAVGVPVYLVETRDTAAMFATVRDIGAMLGLEARASAAAGALRAEFRAVQRGSAQRPRPTAVYLISRSPVIVAASTSYIAELVSVAGADNPFRDVGGDFPTLSLEAFIARDPDVLIVGRRPGGQAQLSTLRATAGWRDLRAVRNGAVVEVDGEQWGRPTLHAGALVRELAAALQRVGTAATRRP; the protein is encoded by the coding sequence ATGGAACGCTCAACGCTTCTGACGCTCGCCGCTGTCCTGTCGTTCGCCGGCACCCTCCCGGCGCAGCCGGTGAGCGTGCGTGACGGGGCCGGCCACACGGTGACGCTGAAGGCACCCGCGCGGCGCGTCGCAGCGCTGATGTCGTCAGCCGTGGACATCATGATCACCCTCGGCGCCGCCGACCGTGTCGCCGCGCGCACGCGGTACGACACGTCGAACACCGTGGCGGCGGCGGCGAACGTGGGCGGCGGGATCGACCCGAGCGTGGAGGTGCTGCTGGCGTCGCGGCCGGACCTGCTGATCGCGTGGAAGGGGTCCGCCACGTCGGCGGCGGTGAACCGGATGCGGGCCGTTGGGGTGCCCGTGTACCTGGTGGAGACCCGTGACACGGCGGCGATGTTCGCGACCGTGCGCGACATCGGCGCGATGCTGGGCCTCGAGGCGCGCGCGTCGGCCGCCGCCGGTGCGCTGCGCGCCGAGTTCCGTGCGGTGCAGCGGGGCAGCGCGCAGCGCCCGCGACCGACGGCGGTGTACCTGATCAGCCGGTCGCCGGTGATCGTCGCCGCGTCGACGAGCTACATCGCCGAGCTGGTGTCGGTGGCCGGCGCCGACAATCCGTTCCGCGACGTCGGCGGCGACTTCCCGACGCTCTCGCTGGAGGCGTTCATCGCGCGCGATCCCGACGTGCTGATCGTGGGCCGCCGGCCCGGCGGTCAGGCGCAGCTGTCGACGCTGCGGGCGACGGCGGGCTGGCGCGACCTCCGCGCCGTGCGCAACGGTGCGGTGGTGGAGGTGGATGGCGAGCAGTGGGGCCGTCCGACGCTCCACGCCGGTGCGCTGGTGCGCGAGCTCGCCGCGGCGCTCCAGCGGGTGGGGACCGCGGCGACACGCCGGCCCTGA
- a CDS encoding OmpA family protein — MHTRLMRGGLLALALITTAAPESAAAQGGLLGRVKRRVEENVNRRAERAVDCVMGDQACIDKAKAEGREVKVDSTRAAGATPASGAAPAGTPPAGTPEAVGTGAGGGGAGNAVWTNYDFVPGTRTIFAEDFSNDQVGNFPRRYEFVNGNVELVTYRERTWLRFTSTGQMYIPLPQVLPERYTIEMDFWGADNVCWIFPSGKLTGGYRIELGARAYGGVVTPNGLASGGLGYDQVNLVHMGRIMVDGTYIKVYVNERRVANVPNFNDEKANRIGFYCDGGMALGGIRVAEGGRKLYDALAADGRVATQGIYFDTGSDRIRPESAPTLREIADMLVSHADLRLGIEGHTDNVGMAPANLALSRRRAEAVKAYLVTTLKADAARLEATGFGASKPSQPNTTPEGRQTNRRVELVKLP, encoded by the coding sequence ATGCACACGAGACTGATGCGCGGCGGGCTGCTGGCGCTGGCGCTGATCACGACGGCGGCGCCGGAGTCCGCTGCGGCGCAGGGCGGGTTGCTGGGGCGCGTGAAGCGGCGCGTGGAGGAGAACGTCAACCGCCGCGCCGAGCGCGCCGTGGATTGCGTGATGGGCGACCAGGCCTGCATCGACAAGGCGAAGGCCGAGGGACGCGAGGTCAAGGTGGACTCGACGCGGGCAGCCGGCGCGACGCCGGCGTCCGGCGCGGCACCCGCCGGCACGCCACCCGCCGGCACCCCGGAGGCGGTGGGAACGGGTGCCGGTGGTGGCGGCGCCGGCAACGCGGTGTGGACGAACTACGATTTCGTCCCCGGTACCCGCACGATCTTCGCCGAGGACTTCTCGAACGACCAGGTGGGCAACTTCCCGCGCCGCTACGAATTCGTGAACGGCAACGTGGAACTCGTCACCTATCGTGAGCGCACCTGGCTGCGGTTCACCTCCACCGGCCAGATGTACATCCCGCTCCCGCAGGTCCTGCCGGAGCGCTACACGATCGAGATGGATTTCTGGGGTGCCGACAACGTCTGCTGGATCTTCCCGAGCGGCAAGCTCACCGGCGGCTATCGCATCGAGCTCGGCGCCCGTGCCTACGGCGGCGTCGTGACGCCGAACGGCCTCGCCTCGGGCGGGCTGGGCTACGACCAGGTGAACCTCGTCCACATGGGCCGGATCATGGTCGACGGCACGTACATCAAGGTGTACGTGAACGAGCGGCGGGTGGCGAACGTGCCGAACTTCAACGACGAGAAGGCGAACCGGATCGGCTTCTACTGTGATGGCGGCATGGCGCTCGGCGGCATCCGCGTGGCCGAGGGGGGCCGGAAGTTGTACGACGCGCTGGCGGCGGACGGGCGCGTGGCGACGCAGGGCATCTACTTCGACACCGGCTCGGACCGGATCCGGCCGGAGAGCGCGCCGACGCTCCGGGAGATCGCGGACATGCTCGTGAGCCATGCCGACCTGCGCCTGGGGATCGAGGGCCACACCGACAACGTGGGCATGGCGCCGGCCAACCTCGCGCTGTCGCGGCGGCGCGCGGAGGCCGTGAAGGCCTATCTCGTCACCACGCTGAAGGCCGACGCGGCACGGCTCGAGGCGACCGGGTTCGGGGCCTCGAAGCCGTCCCAGCCGAACACCACGCCCGAGGGCCGGCAGACCAACCGGCGCGTGGAACTGGTCAAGCTGCCATAG
- a CDS encoding PBP1A family penicillin-binding protein produces MSRLILCFALAAGPLAAQGSDPAAIVPLPQSSMVLARDGTVIGEFGRQVRTSVAIASLPRHVGQAFVAVEDHRFYQHDGVDMVGVAAAVKDAVLGNARGASTITQQLVGNMHPDIIDRRDASIGRKLREQSAARDMERRYTKAQILEAYLNTIHFGHGWYGIDAAARHYFGKPATRLSLAEAATLAAMPKGPALYDPVRFPDRVRERRNLVLALMEQQRYITAAEKAAAQAAPLVTTRDSIDASFSYMVNVARVQAERGGVNLRDGGYRVLTTLDPTLQRAAARALREVVAKAEATVPRRRTRKGAPAAAPAPAGTLQGAVVMLSPFTGEVLALVGGRDFAASAFDRVIDGRRQPGSSFKPFVYGTALLQGVPANTIVQDTALQIALPTGRTYAPENSDGKFLGPLTLREALVQSRNPVAVQLGMQVTIDSIAALAHRMGLEATIAPYPSSAIGTASVRPLDMAAAYAVIANGGSSVKPRFVTRVEDRGGRVVWSPRIAAPQYALDTRVAFVLREMMRDVVERGTATAVRRLVPARIPVAGKTGTTNGSTDVWFVGMTPELVGAVWVGYDTPRPISGGQAAGGTVAAPIFGRTVQAFYTAGRSSMPWTPPPGVVSAELDRVTGLPASDSTPPARRYTEWFVAGTEPGAIPVDIWKLMELGGIGR; encoded by the coding sequence GTGTCCCGCCTCATCCTCTGCTTCGCCCTCGCCGCCGGCCCGCTCGCCGCGCAGGGATCCGATCCCGCCGCCATCGTCCCGCTCCCGCAGTCGTCGATGGTGCTGGCCCGCGACGGGACGGTGATCGGGGAATTCGGGCGGCAGGTGCGGACCAGTGTCGCGATCGCCTCGCTGCCACGCCACGTGGGCCAGGCGTTCGTGGCGGTGGAGGACCACCGCTTCTACCAGCACGACGGCGTGGACATGGTCGGCGTTGCCGCTGCCGTGAAGGACGCGGTGCTCGGGAATGCCCGCGGGGCGAGCACGATCACGCAGCAGCTGGTCGGCAACATGCACCCCGACATCATCGACCGGCGGGACGCGTCGATCGGGCGGAAGCTGCGCGAGCAGTCGGCGGCGCGGGACATGGAGCGCCGCTACACCAAGGCCCAGATCCTCGAGGCGTACCTCAACACGATCCACTTCGGCCATGGCTGGTACGGGATCGACGCGGCGGCGCGGCACTACTTCGGCAAGCCTGCCACGCGCCTCTCGCTGGCCGAGGCGGCGACGCTGGCCGCGATGCCCAAGGGACCGGCGCTGTACGACCCGGTGCGGTTTCCCGACCGCGTGCGGGAACGCCGGAACCTCGTGCTCGCCCTGATGGAGCAGCAGCGCTACATCACCGCCGCGGAGAAGGCGGCGGCCCAGGCCGCGCCGCTGGTCACCACCCGTGACTCCATCGATGCCAGCTTCAGCTACATGGTGAACGTGGCGCGGGTGCAGGCGGAGCGCGGCGGGGTGAACCTGCGCGATGGCGGCTACCGCGTGCTCACCACGCTCGACCCGACCCTGCAGCGCGCCGCCGCACGGGCGCTGCGCGAGGTGGTCGCGAAGGCCGAGGCGACCGTGCCCCGCCGCCGGACGCGGAAGGGCGCGCCCGCGGCCGCGCCGGCGCCAGCCGGCACGCTGCAGGGCGCGGTGGTGATGCTGTCGCCGTTCACCGGTGAGGTCCTGGCGCTGGTGGGCGGCCGCGACTTCGCCGCCAGCGCCTTCGATCGTGTGATCGACGGTCGGCGCCAGCCGGGCTCCAGCTTCAAGCCGTTCGTGTACGGCACGGCGCTGCTGCAGGGCGTCCCCGCCAACACCATCGTGCAGGACACCGCACTGCAGATCGCCCTGCCGACGGGGCGGACCTACGCGCCGGAGAACTCCGACGGGAAGTTCCTCGGGCCCCTCACGCTGCGCGAGGCCCTGGTCCAGTCGCGGAACCCGGTGGCGGTGCAGCTCGGCATGCAGGTCACGATCGACAGCATCGCCGCCCTCGCACACCGTATGGGGCTCGAGGCGACCATCGCGCCCTACCCGTCCAGCGCGATCGGCACGGCCAGTGTGCGACCGCTGGACATGGCGGCGGCGTATGCCGTGATCGCCAACGGCGGCTCGTCGGTGAAGCCGCGCTTCGTGACGCGCGTCGAGGACCGCGGCGGCCGCGTGGTGTGGTCCCCGCGGATCGCGGCCCCGCAGTATGCACTGGACACGCGGGTGGCCTTCGTGCTGCGCGAGATGATGCGCGACGTGGTGGAGCGGGGCACGGCCACGGCGGTGCGCCGCCTCGTGCCGGCGCGCATCCCCGTGGCCGGCAAGACCGGCACCACCAACGGCAGCACCGACGTCTGGTTCGTGGGCATGACGCCGGAACTCGTCGGTGCGGTGTGGGTCGGCTACGACACGCCTCGCCCGATCTCCGGGGGCCAGGCCGCCGGCGGGACCGTCGCGGCACCGATCTTCGGGCGCACCGTACAGGCGTTCTACACGGCCGGTCGCAGCAGCATGCCGTGGACCCCTCCGCCGGGTGTCGTCTCGGCCGAACTCGATCGCGTCACCGGCCTCCCCGCCAGCGACTCCACGCCACCGGCGCGGCGCTACACCGAGTGGTTCGTCGCCGGCACCGAGCCGGGCGCGATCCCGGTGGACATCTGGAAGCTCATGGAGCTGGGCGGCATCGGCCGCTGA
- a CDS encoding GntR family transcriptional regulator — translation MHDKLRALIVRGRLLPGTRLTEIDVATQLQVSRTPAREALRRLQQERLLVPTGASDGAKVRLAVAPMTADEARELYTAAGALEGLVARRVEERRSAERLALAASMAKAQAEFRCEASKGAPDWNRQFELHNAFHQTLRSALAGPRLQLLLVELRPHLDRYEYFYGPLIGSGFEETFAEHDAIVESIASGSPAAAERAVRTNWFKAADRLARVVRRAGEAGFLRPSATA, via the coding sequence GTGCACGACAAGCTTCGTGCCCTGATTGTGCGTGGTCGACTTCTGCCGGGGACGCGCCTCACCGAAATCGACGTTGCGACGCAGCTTCAGGTGAGTCGAACGCCGGCCCGCGAGGCGCTGCGGCGACTCCAGCAGGAACGCCTCTTGGTGCCAACCGGGGCGAGCGACGGCGCGAAGGTCCGGCTCGCCGTGGCCCCGATGACGGCGGACGAAGCCCGCGAACTGTACACGGCGGCCGGCGCGCTCGAGGGCTTGGTCGCCCGCCGCGTCGAGGAGCGTCGGTCGGCCGAGCGCTTGGCGCTGGCCGCATCTATGGCGAAGGCGCAAGCGGAGTTCCGATGCGAAGCGTCGAAGGGTGCGCCCGACTGGAACCGGCAGTTCGAGCTTCACAATGCGTTCCACCAGACGCTGCGCTCGGCGCTGGCCGGACCGCGACTGCAGTTGCTGTTGGTTGAGCTGCGGCCTCATCTCGACCGCTACGAGTACTTCTACGGACCGCTCATAGGATCGGGCTTCGAGGAGACCTTCGCGGAGCACGATGCGATCGTGGAGTCGATCGCGTCGGGATCGCCCGCCGCCGCTGAGCGTGCGGTGCGCACGAACTGGTTCAAGGCCGCGGACCGTCTCGCGCGCGTCGTGCGGCGCGCCGGCGAGGCCGGGTTCCTCCGCCCTTCTGCGACCGCCTAG
- a CDS encoding HIT domain-containing protein, with the protein MTSHCVFCDLIKGAGEVSICYEDADAVAFMDIQPVNRGHALVVPREHYASLEDIPGPLGKHLFDVAWRLGEVIRDVTRCDGMNLLVSSGSAAGQDVFHYHVHVIPRMHDDGWDVPLPFTGGEPTSRQHLDATAVQILTALHDPMRVRESAERFARRSTDPR; encoded by the coding sequence GTGACATCACATTGTGTCTTCTGTGACCTGATCAAGGGTGCTGGCGAAGTGTCCATCTGCTACGAGGACGCCGATGCGGTGGCGTTCATGGACATCCAGCCGGTGAACCGCGGGCATGCGCTGGTGGTGCCGCGTGAGCACTACGCGTCGCTCGAGGACATTCCCGGGCCGCTCGGCAAGCACCTGTTCGATGTGGCCTGGCGCCTGGGCGAGGTGATCCGCGACGTGACCCGCTGCGACGGCATGAACCTGCTGGTGAGCAGTGGCAGCGCGGCGGGGCAGGACGTGTTCCACTACCACGTCCACGTGATCCCGCGCATGCACGACGACGGCTGGGACGTGCCGCTGCCGTTCACCGGGGGCGAACCCACGTCGCGCCAGCACCTCGACGCGACGGCGGTGCAGATCCTGACCGCGCTCCACGACCCGATGCGGGTGCGGGAGTCGGCGGAGCGGTTCGCGCGGCGGAGTACGGACCCCCGCTGA
- a CDS encoding HNH endonuclease, with the protein MTAFWHQHQTPHHLRRPLARAPRCERFERRDSLPPAVRRALKTAAYRDCDRRCVYCGWIMPFAEATLDHVHPIARGGRSQPGNVVVACSPCNRLKADQHPHDFFARWPSAGENFMRYARSVHRALKRSARRAVSLAWAEAA; encoded by the coding sequence ATGACCGCCTTCTGGCACCAGCACCAGACCCCGCACCACCTGCGCCGCCCGCTGGCGCGCGCCCCCCGCTGCGAACGCTTCGAGCGGCGGGACAGCCTCCCCCCCGCCGTGCGGCGGGCCCTCAAGACCGCCGCCTACCGCGACTGCGACCGCCGCTGCGTGTACTGCGGGTGGATCATGCCCTTCGCCGAGGCCACGCTCGATCACGTGCACCCGATCGCGCGTGGCGGGCGGTCGCAGCCCGGCAACGTGGTCGTCGCCTGCAGCCCCTGCAACCGGCTCAAGGCCGACCAGCACCCGCACGACTTCTTCGCGCGCTGGCCGTCGGCGGGAGAGAACTTCATGCGCTACGCGCGCTCCGTGCACCGCGCGCTGAAACGCTCGGCGCGCCGCGCGGTGAGCCTGGCCTGGGCCGAGGCCGCCTAG
- a CDS encoding histidine phosphatase family protein: MRLRPGLPSGDAPVLTLHFVREGSAFREEGRCLGQADARLSQAGRRECRVLSRQLTGHPARVVSSDLQRACETTMILTTEAFEVEPRLRDMHYGAWDGMTWDDIDSAMGPADDDWSPAWPSIRAPGGESFDDVVRRVRSWLDSLQPDGTDLLVVAHAASIRAAAVVLLDMPPSRAMSLALDHARVSTFSLTSTGASLVRWNAQRF; the protein is encoded by the coding sequence ATGCGCCTGCGCCCCGGCCTGCCGAGTGGTGACGCGCCGGTGCTGACGCTGCATTTCGTGCGTGAAGGCAGTGCGTTCCGGGAGGAGGGGCGCTGTCTCGGGCAGGCGGATGCACGGCTCTCGCAGGCCGGCCGGCGCGAGTGCCGCGTGCTCTCCCGCCAGCTCACCGGCCATCCCGCCCGCGTCGTCAGCAGCGACCTCCAGCGCGCGTGCGAGACCACGATGATCCTCACGACTGAGGCGTTCGAGGTCGAGCCGCGGCTCCGCGACATGCACTACGGCGCCTGGGACGGGATGACGTGGGACGACATCGACTCGGCGATGGGTCCCGCGGATGATGACTGGTCCCCGGCGTGGCCCTCGATCCGCGCGCCGGGAGGCGAGTCGTTCGACGACGTCGTCCGGCGCGTGCGCAGCTGGCTCGACTCGCTGCAGCCCGATGGCACCGACCTGCTGGTCGTGGCGCATGCCGCCAGCATCCGGGCCGCCGCCGTCGTCCTCCTCGACATGCCGCCCTCGCGCGCCATGTCGCTTGCCCTCGATCACGCCCGTGTCAGCACCTTCTCGCTGACCAGCACCGGCGCCTCCCTGGTCCGATGGAACGCTCAACGCTTCTGA
- a CDS encoding serine hydrolase produces MKYTLTLVALLAPQCVLGQGEGAARPARAASTSALTRTEIAAVDAIFRQAYPADAPGATVLIARGDDVLYRKAFGMADLELRVPMRADNVLQLASITKQFTSVSILMLMEQGKLALQDPLSKFIPDYPRGDEITLHHLLNHSSGVTSYTNLVTFRSKTRQDLSPEEIVESVKHLPLEFTPGTQYAYSNSGYALLGMIIEKLSGVSYGEFVRKNIFDRLGMKHSYYASNFTVIPSRASGYQLYEGNVENPEYMSPTVAYAAGALLSNVDDMLLWSRSLRRNTLVSESAKHLAFTNHRLSTGRLSNYGYGWAINELAGVPTLEHTGGINGYATSGIYVPGRDVYAIVLTNRDDGRGPESYNLKAVSMLLGQSIVEKAAVALSEAQLRRWVGAYQFDDVVRFVTYDQGALYSTREGGRPIRLLAVSDSQFRFEGSLATYGFSLKDGKRQVLYLERISRSVGHETDKKPAAEREAITLAPEILARYVGVYELQPSFLIEVKSQNGVLIATATGSPPVELLAEAEDRFFIREIGAQVTFNLGSNGAVQSLTFLQGGNRTEGRKVR; encoded by the coding sequence ATGAAATACACACTGACACTCGTCGCACTCCTGGCGCCGCAGTGCGTGCTCGGACAAGGCGAGGGCGCTGCACGTCCCGCGCGCGCAGCTTCCACGTCCGCGTTGACGAGAACCGAAATCGCGGCCGTCGATGCCATCTTCCGACAGGCGTACCCCGCCGATGCTCCTGGCGCGACCGTCCTGATCGCGCGCGGCGACGACGTCCTCTATCGGAAAGCCTTCGGGATGGCGGATCTCGAACTGCGAGTGCCGATGAGGGCCGACAACGTCCTGCAGCTCGCGTCGATCACGAAGCAGTTCACCAGCGTGTCGATCCTCATGCTGATGGAACAGGGGAAACTCGCGCTGCAAGACCCCCTCTCGAAGTTCATTCCGGACTATCCACGAGGCGACGAAATCACCCTGCACCATCTGCTCAACCACTCGTCCGGCGTGACGAGTTACACCAATCTGGTCACGTTTCGATCCAAGACCCGGCAGGATCTGTCGCCCGAAGAGATCGTCGAGAGTGTCAAGCACCTGCCCCTTGAGTTCACCCCTGGCACACAATACGCGTACAGCAACTCGGGCTACGCGCTCCTGGGCATGATCATCGAAAAGCTGTCGGGGGTCTCCTATGGGGAGTTTGTCCGAAAGAACATCTTCGACAGGCTCGGCATGAAGCACTCTTACTACGCGAGCAACTTTACGGTGATCCCGAGCAGGGCGAGCGGCTACCAGCTCTACGAAGGCAACGTCGAGAATCCGGAATACATGAGTCCAACCGTTGCCTACGCCGCGGGTGCACTGCTCTCCAATGTCGACGACATGTTGCTGTGGAGCCGATCCCTTCGGCGTAACACGCTCGTCTCGGAAAGCGCCAAGCACCTGGCGTTCACGAATCACCGGCTGTCGACCGGACGTCTGAGCAACTATGGATATGGCTGGGCGATCAACGAACTCGCTGGCGTGCCTACCCTCGAGCACACGGGCGGCATCAACGGCTACGCAACCTCCGGGATCTACGTGCCCGGACGCGACGTGTACGCGATCGTATTGACGAATCGTGATGATGGGAGAGGTCCTGAATCGTACAACCTGAAGGCTGTCTCGATGCTCCTCGGACAATCGATCGTGGAGAAGGCTGCCGTCGCCCTGAGCGAAGCGCAGTTGCGCCGATGGGTGGGAGCATATCAGTTCGACGATGTCGTCCGATTCGTGACCTACGATCAAGGTGCGCTGTACAGCACGCGCGAGGGCGGTCGACCGATCAGGCTTCTCGCCGTCTCAGACAGCCAGTTCAGATTCGAAGGAAGTCTCGCGACGTACGGCTTTTCGCTTAAGGACGGGAAGAGACAGGTGCTGTACCTGGAGCGCATCAGCAGGAGCGTCGGACACGAAACAGACAAGAAGCCGGCAGCGGAACGCGAGGCGATCACACTCGCGCCAGAAATCCTGGCCAGGTACGTCGGCGTGTATGAGCTGCAACCGTCCTTCCTGATCGAGGTGAAGAGCCAGAATGGCGTCCTGATCGCCACGGCAACCGGAAGTCCCCCGGTCGAACTTCTGGCGGAAGCTGAGGACCGATTCTTCATACGGGAGATCGGCGCGCAGGTCACGTTCAACCTTGGATCGAACGGGGCCGTTCAGAGCCTCACCTTTCTGCAGGGCGGAAACCGGACGGAAGGCAGGAAGGTCCGTTAG
- a CDS encoding molybdopterin-dependent oxidoreductase, with product PGPGSAEKLLTFATQQNEKFERWLLGDGSLARTGGVPPAGARFPAYWISDTVPVWDVAARGTWRLDVGGAVRSPRSFTLDELRAMPLTTQRVPHYCVEGWSAVADFTGLPMRTLLAAVQPTGDAMAVDFLSFDDGYHESWDIESTMHPQTMVVLAKDGQALTPAYGAPARVHGPIKLGYKNTKFLTKIVVLPGPNGGYWSDRGYEWYGGT from the coding sequence CCCGGGCCCGGGATCGGCGGAGAAGCTGCTGACGTTTGCCACGCAGCAGAACGAGAAGTTCGAGCGCTGGCTGCTGGGTGACGGATCGCTGGCCCGCACCGGCGGCGTGCCGCCGGCGGGGGCGCGCTTCCCGGCGTACTGGATCAGCGACACCGTGCCGGTGTGGGATGTGGCAGCACGCGGCACCTGGCGGCTGGACGTGGGCGGCGCGGTCAGGTCACCGCGCAGTTTCACGCTGGACGAGCTGCGGGCCATGCCACTCACCACCCAGCGCGTGCCGCACTACTGCGTGGAGGGCTGGTCGGCGGTGGCCGACTTCACCGGGCTGCCGATGCGCACGCTGCTTGCGGCGGTGCAGCCCACCGGTGACGCGATGGCGGTGGACTTCCTGAGCTTCGACGATGGCTACCACGAAAGCTGGGACATCGAGAGCACGATGCACCCGCAGACGATGGTGGTGCTGGCGAAGGACGGGCAGGCGCTCACGCCGGCGTACGGTGCACCGGCGCGGGTGCATGGACCGATCAAGCTCGGTTACAAGAACACCAAGTTCCTGACGAAGATCGTGGTGCTGCCGGGTCCGAATGGTGGGTACTGGAGCGACCGGGGGTACGAGTGGTACGGGGGGACGTGA